From a single candidate division KSB1 bacterium genomic region:
- a CDS encoding VOC family protein: MKTSFLGLRTIVYHVGDLQKAKEWYSKVFEIEPYFDEPFYVGFNIGGYELGLLPEENPATNKGISVVAYWGVDHIKETYDRLLGLGAIAVEKPTNVGGELMVASVKDPWGNILGIIYNPDFKLDEN; this comes from the coding sequence ATGAAAACTTCATTCCTCGGATTGCGAACAATAGTATATCATGTAGGTGACCTTCAAAAAGCCAAAGAATGGTATTCCAAAGTTTTTGAGATAGAGCCTTATTTTGACGAACCGTTTTATGTCGGATTTAATATTGGCGGTTATGAATTGGGGTTACTGCCGGAAGAGAATCCCGCAACAAACAAAGGTATAAGTGTCGTTGCTTATTGGGGTGTGGATCATATAAAGGAAACTTATGACAGGTTGCTTGGATTGGGAGCCATTGCAGTTGAAAAACCCACTAATGTAGGAGGAGAATTAATGGTCGCTTCTGTAAAGGATCCCTGGGGTAACATACTCGGAATTATATATAATCCGGATTTTAAATTAGACGAAAATTAA
- a CDS encoding sterol desaturase family protein, with amino-acid sequence MDSFLNFFEQMPAWQKLVWIISCLAFTWVLEGNYPLFRFDYRKWRHARINFVFLAFTITINIIFGIITVGIFNWIQQNEIGLLFYIKLSIWAELLIAVLLLDLVAQYTVHYLLHKVNWMWRVHMIHHSDTKVDVTTGTRHHPGDYILREIFALFAIIVIGAPIAFYFFYRIVTVFFAYMTHANVIVPLWLDKPLSFVFITPNVHKFHHHFELPWTDRNYGNIFSFWDRIFGTLVYGDPQKVRYGLDILDDATDENVLYQLKMPFNKNMKRGKPK; translated from the coding sequence ATGGACTCTTTCCTTAACTTCTTCGAGCAAATGCCGGCCTGGCAGAAACTGGTTTGGATCATTAGTTGTTTGGCTTTTACCTGGGTTCTGGAAGGCAATTACCCCTTATTTCGATTTGATTATCGTAAGTGGCGCCATGCTCGTATTAATTTTGTGTTTCTGGCATTTACGATCACCATCAATATTATTTTCGGTATTATTACAGTTGGCATATTCAACTGGATCCAGCAAAATGAAATTGGCTTGTTATTCTACATCAAATTATCCATCTGGGCTGAATTGCTGATTGCAGTCCTGTTATTAGACCTGGTGGCGCAATATACTGTTCACTACCTGCTGCACAAAGTCAATTGGATGTGGAGGGTTCATATGATCCACCATAGCGATACCAAAGTGGATGTAACAACCGGAACACGCCATCATCCGGGCGATTATATTTTGCGGGAAATCTTTGCTTTATTTGCAATTATTGTGATTGGCGCCCCCATCGCTTTCTACTTTTTCTATCGCATCGTTACCGTCTTCTTCGCCTACATGACCCATGCGAATGTCATTGTGCCACTTTGGCTGGACAAACCGCTAAGTTTTGTTTTTATCACGCCCAATGTGCATAAATTTCATCATCATTTTGAGCTGCCCTGGACCGACAGAAACTATGGCAATATCTTCTCCTTCTGGGATCGTATTTTCGGCACATTGGTCTATGGCGATCCCCAAAAGGTGCGCTACGGATTAGACATCCTCGATGACGCCACAGACGAAAATGTGCTCTATCAATTGAAAATGCCATTTAATAAGAATATGAAAAGGGGTAAACCAAAATAA
- a CDS encoding short chain dehydrogenase has product MRILIIGGKGTIGKKVTGYLSSKHETLVAGRRDCDITVDIEDSLSIKAMFESVANINAVVCAAGEAKWDKLESLSEDDFYIGIKSKLMGQVNLVRIGQNYINQNGSITLTTGILADDPVLMTTSAAMVNGGIHSFVKAAALEMKNGIRVNVVSCGLVEDAVDKYSDYFPGHNPIPMQKVINGYVRSIEGMGNGEIIRIY; this is encoded by the coding sequence ATGAGAATATTAATCATTGGCGGCAAGGGGACCATTGGTAAAAAGGTAACTGGATATCTTTCAAGTAAACACGAGACTTTAGTTGCCGGAAGAAGAGATTGTGACATCACAGTTGATATTGAAGATAGCCTTTCGATTAAAGCTATGTTTGAATCGGTTGCAAATATAAATGCGGTAGTATGTGCTGCCGGAGAAGCCAAGTGGGACAAACTTGAATCATTATCAGAAGACGATTTCTATATCGGTATTAAGAGTAAATTAATGGGGCAAGTCAACTTAGTTCGAATCGGGCAAAATTATATCAACCAAAATGGTTCCATAACCTTAACCACCGGAATATTGGCGGATGATCCCGTACTCATGACCACAAGCGCGGCCATGGTGAATGGCGGTATTCACAGTTTTGTTAAAGCTGCGGCTTTGGAAATGAAAAATGGGATAAGGGTTAATGTTGTGTCCTGTGGGTTGGTTGAAGATGCAGTCGATAAATATTCGGATTATTTTCCTGGCCATAATCCGATACCGATGCAAAAAGTAATCAATGGCTACGTAAGAAGTATTGAAGGAATGGGGAATGGAGAAATAATAAGAATTTATTGA